A portion of the Chondrinema litorale genome contains these proteins:
- the eno gene encoding phosphopyruvate hydratase has protein sequence MSFIHNIHARQIFDSRGNPTVEVEVHTDNGNIGLAAVPSGASTGVHEAVELRDGDKSAYMGKGVLKAVANVNEIIAEELIGMPVFEQNYIDKLLLDLDGTENKSKLGANAILGVSLAVAKAAALEVNLPLYRYVGGVSANTLPVPMMNIINGGSHADNSIDFQEFMIQPIGADTFSGALKMGTEVFHNLKSVLSSKGMSTNVGDEGGFAPNLGSNDEAIEVILQAIEKAGYKPGEDVLIALDVASSEFYLKDEKAYHFHKSSGEKLSSSEMAGYLKEMTDKYPIMSIEDGMDEDDWAGWKALTEAVGNKVQLVGDDLFVTNVKRLQKGIDESIANSILIKVNQIGTLTETISAINLAKTNSYTCVMSHRSGETEDNTIADLAVALNTGQIKTGSASRSDRMAKYNQLIRIEEQLGEVAYFPGTKIYK, from the coding sequence ATGAGTTTTATTCACAACATCCACGCGAGACAGATTTTCGATTCAAGAGGCAATCCTACAGTAGAAGTAGAAGTACATACTGACAATGGTAACATAGGACTTGCTGCTGTTCCTTCAGGAGCTTCAACTGGTGTACACGAAGCAGTTGAATTGAGAGACGGCGACAAATCAGCTTACATGGGCAAAGGTGTATTAAAAGCTGTAGCTAATGTAAATGAAATTATTGCTGAAGAATTGATAGGAATGCCTGTTTTCGAGCAGAATTACATTGATAAACTGCTTTTGGATCTAGACGGCACAGAAAATAAATCAAAATTAGGCGCAAACGCTATTTTAGGTGTTTCTCTAGCAGTTGCAAAAGCAGCAGCTTTAGAAGTTAACCTTCCATTATACAGATATGTAGGTGGAGTAAGTGCTAACACACTTCCTGTTCCTATGATGAATATCATCAATGGTGGTAGCCATGCTGATAACTCAATCGACTTTCAAGAGTTTATGATTCAGCCAATTGGTGCTGATACATTCTCTGGTGCTCTTAAAATGGGTACTGAAGTATTCCACAACTTAAAAAGCGTATTGAGCTCTAAAGGAATGTCAACTAACGTAGGTGACGAAGGTGGTTTTGCTCCAAACTTAGGTTCAAATGACGAAGCTATCGAAGTTATCCTTCAGGCAATCGAAAAAGCAGGTTACAAGCCAGGTGAAGATGTGCTTATCGCTCTTGACGTAGCTAGCTCTGAGTTCTACTTGAAAGATGAAAAAGCATACCACTTCCACAAATCTTCAGGAGAGAAATTGTCTTCTTCTGAAATGGCTGGTTACTTAAAAGAAATGACTGATAAATACCCTATCATGTCTATCGAAGATGGTATGGACGAAGACGATTGGGCTGGTTGGAAAGCACTTACTGAAGCAGTTGGAAATAAAGTTCAGTTAGTAGGTGATGATTTGTTTGTAACTAATGTAAAAAGATTACAAAAAGGTATCGACGAATCTATTGCTAACTCAATCCTTATCAAAGTTAACCAAATCGGTACTCTTACTGAGACAATTAGTGCAATTAACCTTGCAAAAACTAATTCTTACACTTGTGTAATGTCTCACAGATCTGGTGAAACTGAAGATAACACAATCGCTGACCTTGCAGTAGCATTAAACACTGGCCAGATCAAAACTGGTTCTGCTTCAAGATCAGACAGAATGGCAAAATACAATCAGTTAATTAGAATAGAAGAGCAGTTAGGAGAAGTTGCTTACTTCCCAGGAACTAAAATCTATAAATAA
- a CDS encoding UDP-2,3-diacylglucosamine diphosphatase: MKLQKRKVDVVVLSDVHLGTYGCKAKELLQYLKSIDPGKLVLNGDIIDIWQFKKNYWPKSHMLVIKHITTLLTQGVPVHYITGNHDEMMRKFAGLQMGNLSIQNKLILDIKKDKAWVFHGDVFDVSMQHSKWIAKLGAIGYDFLILFNRLVNFFWEQILGKSKVSLSKKIKDSVKRAVKYLNDFELTAAEIAIDNHYKYVICGHVHKPEIRNIQTEKGTVTYLNSGDWVENMSALEYNKGEWELYRYTEDELMKINASYTEDESILPDKQELFKNLMKELTFVV; encoded by the coding sequence ATGAAGCTCCAGAAAAGAAAAGTAGATGTAGTGGTGCTTTCAGATGTACATTTGGGTACTTATGGATGCAAGGCAAAAGAACTGTTACAGTACTTAAAAAGTATTGATCCGGGCAAACTTGTGTTAAACGGAGATATAATTGATATCTGGCAGTTCAAAAAAAATTACTGGCCAAAATCTCATATGCTTGTAATAAAGCATATTACCACTCTGCTTACTCAGGGAGTGCCTGTGCATTATATAACAGGCAACCACGATGAAATGATGCGTAAGTTTGCAGGTTTGCAAATGGGTAACCTAAGCATCCAAAACAAGCTGATACTAGATATTAAAAAAGATAAAGCGTGGGTGTTTCATGGCGATGTGTTTGATGTATCCATGCAACACTCAAAATGGATAGCCAAACTAGGAGCAATCGGCTACGATTTTCTTATATTATTTAACAGACTCGTTAATTTTTTCTGGGAACAGATATTAGGAAAGAGTAAAGTTTCACTGTCTAAAAAGATTAAAGACAGTGTAAAAAGAGCTGTTAAATACCTCAACGATTTTGAATTAACTGCCGCAGAAATTGCCATAGACAATCATTACAAATATGTAATCTGTGGACATGTTCATAAACCAGAAATCAGGAATATTCAAACCGAGAAAGGTACAGTTACTTATCTCAATTCTGGCGATTGGGTGGAGAATATGAGCGCTTTGGAGTATAACAAAGGTGAGTGGGAGCTTTACCGATATACAGAAGACGAATTAATGAAAATAAATGCTTCTTATACTGAAGATGAGAGCATCTTACCCGATAAACAAGAATTATTTAAGAATCTAATGAAAGAACTGACTTTTGTTGTTTGA
- a CDS encoding glycosyltransferase family protein, translating into MKILYAVQGTGNGHLSRARDIIPELLKKGEVDILVSGTQAEVKLPYEIKYKMHGLGFTFGKKGGIDFMQTFNDFSVFKLAKEVRKVPVHDYDVIINDFEPVTAWASYFSKTPCIALSHQSAILSANSPKPDDEDMLGKLILKYYAPTKTKYGFHFDKFDNNITTPVIRQEIRTQTPTNKNHYTVYLPAFDDEYIVKKLKKIKDIEWHIFSKHNKYAYRQDNLYVQPIDNEKFIESLISCKGILCGAGFETPAEALYLEKKLMVLPMKKQYEQHCNAAALAKMGIPVINSLKKKSLKKVEDWVQSGCVLKVDYPNVTADLITEIFDKHLLSASK; encoded by the coding sequence ATGAAGATTTTGTATGCAGTTCAGGGAACTGGAAATGGACATTTAAGCAGGGCTAGAGATATTATACCTGAATTACTAAAGAAAGGTGAGGTTGATATACTGGTGAGTGGCACTCAGGCAGAAGTAAAATTACCTTACGAGATAAAATATAAGATGCATGGTCTTGGATTTACCTTTGGCAAAAAGGGAGGTATAGACTTTATGCAAACATTTAACGATTTTAGTGTTTTTAAACTGGCTAAAGAAGTTCGTAAGGTGCCTGTACATGACTACGATGTAATTATAAATGATTTTGAGCCAGTAACTGCTTGGGCTTCTTATTTCAGTAAAACACCATGTATTGCTTTGAGCCATCAGAGTGCGATATTATCTGCTAATTCGCCGAAGCCAGATGATGAAGACATGCTTGGCAAATTAATTTTAAAGTACTATGCCCCAACCAAAACAAAATATGGTTTCCATTTCGATAAATTCGATAACAACATAACTACGCCTGTAATTAGACAGGAAATAAGAACTCAAACCCCAACCAATAAAAACCATTATACAGTTTATCTACCTGCTTTCGATGATGAATATATCGTAAAAAAGCTAAAGAAAATAAAAGACATTGAATGGCATATATTTTCTAAGCATAATAAATATGCATACCGTCAAGATAACCTGTACGTGCAACCAATAGACAATGAGAAGTTTATTGAAAGCCTCATCTCATGTAAAGGAATTTTATGTGGAGCAGGATTCGAAACACCTGCCGAAGCACTTTACCTTGAAAAAAAATTGATGGTTTTACCCATGAAAAAGCAATATGAACAACATTGTAACGCTGCTGCATTAGCTAAAATGGGTATTCCAGTAATTAATTCTTTAAAGAAAAAAAGTTTGAAAAAGGTGGAAGATTGGGTGCAGA